In one Spirosoma rigui genomic region, the following are encoded:
- a CDS encoding glucose 1-dehydrogenase: protein MDTELKGQIAIITGASSGIGTGIAKSMAEAGATVIINHSSDKSTEAADAILKEITDAGGAGMVIKCDVSKEDEVIKMFADVVAAYGTVDILVNNAGLQQDAKFDEMTLAQWQKVIDVNLTGQFLCAREAIREFLRRGPRPEVSAATGKIICMSSVHELIPWAGHVNYASSKGAIKMLMQSLAQEYGDRQIRVNSICPGAIQTPINRPAWDTPQALNSLMQLIPYNRIGQPKDIGNLAVFLASDKSDYITGASIFIDGGMTVFESFADGG, encoded by the coding sequence ATGGATACTGAACTGAAAGGGCAAATCGCCATTATTACCGGAGCCAGCAGTGGTATCGGTACCGGTATTGCAAAGTCCATGGCTGAGGCCGGGGCAACGGTCATTATCAACCACTCGTCGGATAAATCGACCGAGGCTGCCGATGCCATCCTGAAAGAAATTACCGACGCGGGCGGTGCGGGTATGGTTATCAAATGCGATGTCAGTAAGGAAGATGAGGTGATCAAGATGTTTGCCGATGTGGTGGCTGCTTACGGAACGGTCGATATTCTGGTCAACAATGCCGGTCTTCAGCAAGACGCCAAATTCGACGAGATGACCCTCGCCCAATGGCAGAAAGTTATCGATGTGAACCTGACGGGGCAGTTTTTGTGCGCCCGGGAAGCCATCCGGGAGTTCCTGCGCCGGGGGCCGCGCCCCGAGGTGTCGGCCGCTACGGGCAAGATCATCTGCATGAGTTCGGTCCACGAACTTATTCCGTGGGCGGGTCACGTGAACTATGCCTCCTCGAAGGGAGCTATAAAAATGCTCATGCAATCGCTGGCGCAGGAGTATGGCGACCGCCAGATCCGGGTCAACAGCATATGCCCCGGCGCTATTCAGACACCCATCAACCGGCCCGCCTGGGATACGCCACAGGCGCTCAACAGCCTGATGCAGCTTATTCCGTATAACCGAATCGGCCAGCCGAAAGATATTGGTAACCTCGCTGTTTTTCTGGCATCCGATAAATCTGATTACATTACGGGTGCCAGCATTTTTATCGACGGCGGCATGACCGTGTTTGAATCGTTTGCCGATGGCGGTTGA
- a CDS encoding bestrophin family protein, whose protein sequence is MFTTKRVPFYVVFPFALRSVVLFLAYSILICVLYSVAGWTFLAIPFVPVATIGTAVAFYVGFKSNSSYDRLWEARRIWGSLTNASRSWGIMVLDYITNRDTRNPLPEEGLQEIKRELIYRHLAFLTALRVQLRQKPVWELHRDPAHEVVERIKEFRQCSLDKELSRFLSDRDIEQLIKHPNPATVLMRQQSDRLRQLRDEQYITDYYHVDLERMLVEFYNQQGACERIKSFPFPRQYAFFSYVFVWLFIAVLPFGLLTEMARTSSWHVWLTVPFFTVIAWIFNTMEIVGDTSENPFENSINDVPMTAICRNIEIDLRDMLGETELPKRIQSINNILM, encoded by the coding sequence ATGTTCACCACCAAACGGGTTCCTTTTTACGTCGTTTTTCCGTTCGCTCTGCGTTCGGTAGTCCTCTTTCTGGCCTACTCCATCCTGATCTGTGTTCTTTATTCGGTGGCGGGCTGGACGTTTCTGGCTATTCCATTCGTGCCCGTAGCCACCATCGGGACGGCCGTTGCTTTTTACGTAGGTTTTAAAAGCAACTCCTCCTACGACCGGCTTTGGGAAGCCCGGCGCATTTGGGGCAGTCTGACCAACGCCAGCCGGTCCTGGGGCATAATGGTCCTGGATTATATTACAAATCGGGATACCCGTAATCCGCTGCCCGAAGAAGGGCTGCAGGAAATCAAACGCGAACTGATTTATCGGCACCTGGCTTTCCTGACGGCCCTTCGCGTACAGCTCCGGCAAAAACCCGTCTGGGAGCTGCACCGCGACCCCGCCCACGAGGTTGTGGAACGGATTAAAGAATTCCGGCAGTGCAGCCTCGACAAGGAGTTGAGCCGGTTTCTGTCCGACCGGGACATTGAGCAACTCATCAAGCACCCGAACCCCGCTACGGTGCTCATGCGCCAGCAGTCGGACCGGCTCCGGCAGCTACGCGATGAGCAGTACATTACCGACTACTACCACGTCGATCTGGAACGGATGCTGGTCGAGTTTTACAACCAGCAAGGGGCCTGCGAGCGAATCAAGTCATTCCCATTTCCGCGTCAGTACGCTTTTTTCAGCTACGTGTTTGTGTGGTTGTTCATTGCCGTCCTTCCCTTTGGTCTGCTGACCGAGATGGCACGGACCAGCAGCTGGCACGTCTGGCTCACGGTCCCGTTCTTTACCGTCATTGCCTGGATCTTCAACACCATGGAAATTGTGGGCGACACCAGCGAAAACCCGTTCGAGAACAGCATCAACGACGTACCAATGACGGCTATTTGCCGCAACATTGAAATTGACCTGCGCGATATGCTCGGCGAAACGGAATTACCCAAACGGATTCAGTCCATCAATAACATCCTCATGTAA
- the uvsE gene encoding UV DNA damage repair endonuclease UvsE has product MKLSPVNVGYACINLSLQVDKIMTNRGMIKKTFVEKGVAYASELALKNVQDLLKIVDWNLVHGFGLFRISSDLFPWASEYRISSLPDYTEIRATLEEIGTRPIRLTMHPGPFNHLAGQGKVLDNTIVDLEYQSEVFDLMGLAPSHWNKINIHAGGTYGDKVATLARFCQNFSRLSANLRARLTVENDDRTTLYGVADLVPVYETIGTPIVFDYFHHSLHPGGLTQEEAFVMAYDTWDVRPVFHYSDSRQEREDPKARKEAHADWLYAPVNTYGRDVDIVFESKMKELSILRLRGEEPDISPKLAKLMNQQKKQDPESPPAEVVEPDASDSVL; this is encoded by the coding sequence ATGAAGTTATCACCAGTCAACGTGGGCTACGCCTGTATCAATTTAAGTCTGCAGGTAGATAAAATTATGACAAATCGGGGGATGATCAAAAAGACATTCGTCGAAAAGGGCGTTGCCTATGCCTCCGAATTAGCCCTCAAAAACGTGCAGGATCTCCTAAAAATTGTAGACTGGAATCTGGTGCACGGCTTTGGCCTTTTCCGGATTTCGTCCGATTTGTTTCCCTGGGCATCAGAATACCGGATTTCCAGCCTGCCCGACTATACCGAAATTCGGGCTACCCTCGAAGAGATTGGAACCCGGCCCATTCGGCTAACCATGCACCCCGGCCCGTTCAACCACCTGGCTGGTCAGGGCAAGGTACTCGACAACACCATTGTCGATCTCGAATACCAGTCGGAGGTGTTCGATTTAATGGGACTTGCTCCGTCGCACTGGAATAAAATTAATATTCACGCGGGTGGTACCTACGGTGACAAAGTGGCTACGTTAGCCCGGTTCTGTCAAAACTTCAGCCGATTGTCCGCCAACCTGCGTGCCCGATTGACGGTCGAAAACGATGACCGGACCACGCTCTACGGCGTTGCGGATCTGGTACCCGTTTATGAAACCATTGGTACGCCCATTGTCTTTGACTATTTCCACCATTCTCTCCATCCCGGCGGACTAACGCAGGAAGAGGCATTTGTGATGGCCTACGACACCTGGGACGTTCGACCGGTCTTTCACTATTCCGATTCGCGGCAGGAGCGCGAAGATCCAAAAGCCCGCAAAGAAGCCCACGCCGACTGGCTGTACGCACCCGTCAATACCTACGGTCGGGACGTGGATATTGTCTTTGAATCGAAGATGAAAGAACTGTCGATCCTGCGGTTGCGGGGTGAAGAACCCGATATATCGCCTAAGCTGGCTAAATTGATGAACCAGCAGAAAAAACAGGACCCCGAATCGCCACCGGCTGAAGTCGTGGAGCCCGACGCCAGTGACTCAGTACTGTAA